The genomic stretch TTTTCTCCCACCAGAAAGTTCTCAAAAATAGATTGAACAGTTTAGAGTTAGCAGTTGCCTAATTTTGAATGTAATTGCAGAGCAACATACAGATTTGAgctgtccgatagtagaattatcaGGATATTTTTCCCATCAAATAAAACAGTGACCATGTAATCATGTTGTGTTACTACTTGCATCTCTACTTCATGATAAATAAATCGAACATGCATCCATATTTAATTTAAATAATTATACAAGTCTTATAGAAGCTGTAGACGTGGGAATAAATGAAAGACACCTGCGTGCTTGGCGTATGGATCCGCAGAACAAGGTGATCGTCATGTGCGTGACCGCGGCCTCCCCTCTGCCACGCGTGCGTGATCGTCGTGGCCGCTGCACGGGCTCGGGTGTGGCTTCCTCCCGGCGAGCAATCAGAAGGCTCGTCGAGGCTGCTGCTTGGCGCGACGACTGCACGGGCTTAGGCGTGCGTCCTCACGAGGCCGGCTTCCTCCTGCCGCGGTCGCAGGCGATCGACGCGGCGACTGCGCGGGCTCGGGCGTGCGTCCTGGTGAGGCCGGCTTCGTCCTGGCGCGGGCGCAGGCGATCGGCGCGGCGGCTACTCGGAGCCAGGCGTGATCCCGTGAGGCTAGCTTCCTCCTGGCGCGGGCGTAGGCGATCGGCGCGGCCTCCACAGCTGGGTGATCGGAGGccggtttttctttttttttcttcgatTCGATGATGCTTGGAGGTTCGGCGCCGGGTGCGGCCTGAGAAGTCACGGGTGAGAGAAGCCTGGCTTCCCACATTCAATCGTGGCCATTAGATTTGATAGATGTGTTTTTTTAGCCATTGATTTTAATGGTGTAGGACTATTGTGTACAATTTCCTGGATACATAATGGTTGGAGACTCCCCGTGGGGGACGATTTGCTGGGTGGACCAAGTATAATTAAAGAATTCCATTATAGTAGAAGAAGAAGATACACGCGTGAATGAACTACTGGCGCAGCGTCGTGGCCTCGTGGGGCTATGGCGCACACCGCAGGGTTAGTGTTGCGCCCGAGCGTTGGCATTTTTTCTCCCGGGCTGGGTGCTGTCTATTGGCACATGCGGAAACTGAAATCATTGTCTAATAAATCGATCGTTGCAAAGTTGAAGTGCATGGCACGCACGGACGACGCACCTCTCCATGGGTCGACAAATAGGATATAGTACAGCAGCGGCGCAATTTCCATGTGGGACGTTGCTTCTCTTGGGTTCGCTACGGTGGCTCATGATTATAGAAGGGGCCGCGCGTGCTCCCATGCGTTAGTAATGCGAAATGGCGGGTTAATGACTGTACTGTCCAGGCAGCCATCATCAGAGGAAAAAAGTGCCTGTAGGGCTTAATTATGTGTAGGAATGAAGTTTCCCATAGTCACGTAGAACTACTTCTGTTCACACTGTCCGGTATCAGATCACAGTCATCCCCAGTTCCCCTTAAAAAAAAGGTTCCCCTTCACCGTCTTACAAAAAAGTGCGATGACGTGTACTCGGAGCCAGCTGACTCGGCGgctaatctttttttttttccgacACCCAGTTACGGATGCAACGTTCATAAACACAAGCGCACATTTACTCCGAAAAACCGAGTTGGACCAACAAATCTCGAGATTGACGAAGTCTCCACATGTGCCTCGCTGTCGACAGGCACATCGCCTACCAGTAAAAGTATAACGCCATTACATAATGTAAATAAATTCAGAAAAATATGATCACCCATATCATCGGGAACTTAAAACCGAATAGGAAGGTTCCACCAAAAAAAACAAACCCAAACGAGCTAATAATTTGCCGGCGGCCAATCTACACCCGACTCCCGACCGGATTAACAATAACAGCTGCTTGTCTCTCAAGCAAGCGCGATCTCGGCAAATCCCACGGACCCAGGCAATTTCCCAAAATCATGTGTAAACACCCAGGAAAAGTAACAAGAACTCGCCACACGCACACGCACACGCACACGCACACGGAACGCAGACGGAACCCAAGCGGCAAGAAACGAACCCCGCGTCCGCGTGCATCACGACTGACGTGTAGCGCATCACGACTGACGACGACGTGCATCGCCGGAAGGAAGGCTCCCAGCGCAGACGGGCGCCGCGAGGCGACGCAGAGCAGGCAGAGAGCCCCGCCCTTCCAGAAGGTCGCCGCCTCGCCTCCTCCCTCCCGCTACCCACCCGGTTTGCCCCTATATAAACGCCGCTCCCATCTCGCTAACCGACTAGCAGTAGCAGTTGCTTCCCACCCTTTCCGGCCTCTCCATCCCCACGCCGACCGCACCACCCGACCCGATCGCACGCACACAAACACAAACCGAGCAGCAGAAACATGCGAGACATGGAGGACAGATCGGTCGTCAGCCGCCGCCATGAACCCACCACCGTCGCCAGGAcggcggacgacgacgacgacgacgtggcTTCCGGCGACGAGGACTCCGACTCGGACGCCGAGTTCGAGTTCCCCTTCGTGAGCCGGGAGTCCGAGGCGGCGGCCGACGAGCTCTTCGCGGGCGGCCGCATCCGGGCCTTCTACCCGGTGTTCGGCCGAGTCCTGGACGACGAGGCGCCAGCCCCAGCGCCGAGGTCGCCGCTAGGGCGGCTGTTCCAGCTGGAGCAGGCGCGGACCTCGTCCGTCGCGTccacgtcctcctcctcctcctcctcgacgGCGGGCGCAGGCGCGGCGGGCCTCGACGGCGCGTCCCCGGACAGCTACTGCCTCTGGACGCCCgggtcggcgtcggcggcgtccTCGCCCTCGCGGTCGCCGCGGAAGAGCGGGTCCACGGGCTCCATCCCGCGGTGGCGCCGCATCGGGGAGCTCGTCGTCGGGCGCAGCCACAGCGACGGGAAAGAGAAGTTCCTCTTCCTCTCCGCGCCGCCGTCCCCGGCCAGGGACAGGGAGAGGGAGCACTCCTCCCCCGCCTCCAAGTCCAAGTCCAAGCCAAAGCAGCCTCAGCCGAAAGGAAGTaaaaccgccgccgccgccgccgccaccgagcTCGACACGGTCGCCGCGGGGCGCCGGGTGTCCTACGGTGGCGCCAACGCCAAGGCCTCCACCGGAGGTGCGCGGCGCACGTTCCTGCCGTACCGGCAGGACCTCGTGGGGCTGTTCGCCAACGTGCGCGGGCTCAGCCGGAGCCACCACCCGTTCTGAAGCGGATCCGGTGAGCCACGACGCGCCGTGGAAGCGGACCCGTTCCAAGCAGTGCCGACTTCAAGTTTGAAATCGGGATTTGAAATTTCAGACGTTTTGACTTGGAGATCCCCTGCAAAGATGCTCTGTGAAGATTACTACTGTTATTAGTATTACCAATACGTGTGGGATCAAAGCAATTACGCAAGTGAAAAAGACAAGGTGTGAAGTCAGAGAAAAACAGGGGAAATGTGAGGCCTCCATTTCAGGATTCGGCTCGGAATCGTGGTCTCGAGTCGGTGGCTAACCACCTGCCTGCCCTGCGATTTGTCAAGGTGGTCTAGGCGGGTACACATATACGCACATGTTGGTGTTGGACAAGAAGTTTACATTCTGTATATGCTGGTATATATAGTAGCTTTGTACATATACATACAATCTATAATGTATAGAGTAGTTAGAAGTAGGTGGGTTTGTTTGCGAGGAATTTGGGTTTCCTTGTTTGCAATCTGCAGTTTTGTGTTGTCGCATCTCTAATCTAATTTTTTACTTAATTAGCAAGTTTCTGTTGTGCGGTCTCCAATCTTATAAATAATATGACGTTTTAATTATTAGGATATACAGCCACGTAAAGTCTTCTGGGCTGGAGTCAGTAACGTGGAGAACCTCATGCTCATCTAATCTATCTCTAGCCACAGGCCACCAATTGTGGATTACAAATCTCAACGTGATCCAACTGGAAGCAAGAATGTTTAAGTTTTGGCCAGTGTTTGATGCATGAGTACGAGATAGCATTTCAGTTCTCAACTTTCAGTTCTCAACTTGATAATCTGGCATTTCAACTTTGTTTCCGCGTGATCCTAGCTGCAAAGCTTGAGTGAGGGTCCATCATGAGATTtagattgaaaaaaaaaattagatttagaTTGACTTAAATTTTCTAAAGTTTGACAGAAAacattattaatatttataacttcaattaggtatactatgaaaaaatattttataattaatttaaGTGTGTTTGTTCGGTATTGTAAAGGCGCTCTATATGTTCCAAATCATAAGATATTTTAGTTTTTCTCTAGATTCATATAGCTTTTACAATATGGGTGTATACACCAGGTATTCCTGGTATTCCCAGGAATATCCAACTTTCTTATGcactaagtatatatatatatatatatatatatatatatatatatatatatatatatatatatatatatatatatatattagcatttctatatttagcaaataaaattactctcttatttttttaatctattcTTGTATTTATTTTTCGACACATGTTCTATGTTAGCTCAATTACCAAAATTATTCTATTTTGTTGTTTCTGCAAATGAgaatttaattatttatctttAGACCATGTACATATTGACTCATGCCACCAAATATTAGTACAAATCATATCTTATTtctaaactcttttccaagataaggccttgtttagtcatcCCCAAAACcacaaactttttaagatttctcgtcacatcaaatcttgcagtacatgcatagagcattaaatatagatgaaaataaaaactaattgcacagtttacttgtaaattgcgaaaggaatcttttaagcctagttactccatgattggacaatgtttgtcaaacaaaaacaaaagtgctacagtgttaaaattcaaaaactttttcggTCTAAACAAGGGAATATGCACATGGCAGCATGTAtaataaaagtatttttttcaTGTGAGTGAACGAGGCATGAGTGGGAGGCAATTCCATAATCCTCGTTCTTAAATCTCTAACCCTAGCCGAGCAGATATGACGTGGTGGCGGCACTGCTGGTTCCCAGTGTCCTAAGCTTCTGGCAGCGCAGGACATACAGCGTGGGCATGGCCTCTATCTTTATACTATGCCTACAAGGCGACTAGAGAGGGTGCACGTCGGTCATGAGGCAGCTAGATGATGACTCACCAGATACTAGCAACGGAATACCCAAAATTTAAATCCTGGCTCCACCACTGTTTTACAATGTATTAGGTATATATTATGTCTAAATACATATTAGAAGCAATGCATTTAGATAAAGGTCAAAACTTCTTATAATCCTAGAACATAGAAAATAGTACCTTTTATATATTTTCAATGGAAATTTAAAACTAATTGACTTCAGGCAAACAAAAACGCAGGTcgttattttttttttccttttgaatCGGGAGGGAGTGTATGACACGTTGATACAGCATCCCAGAGCCCAGGTAGACACATCAGGCCTTGTTCATTTCTCCAGGAATGAAGGTCTAGAATAATTCCTAGCTGAATTCACAAATTTGTATAACCAACGGGGCCTCAAGCATTTCGCCGGCACAGCGAAGCCACCACCACGCATCCGGTGGCTGCGAATTCCTCGCAACCGAAGCCTAGTACGGTCGCAACAACGAGCCGAACGCTGAAGCGTACTCCTACTATGCAAGATTTGGAAAACACACGATGTGGCCATGttcgactaaggccttgtttagttccgaaaaaaatcgaatttcggtactgtagtattttcgtttttatttaacaaatattattcaatcatacactaactaggttcaaaagatttattttatgatttatagataaactgtgtaattagtttttattttcgtctatatctaatacttcatacatgtgctccaagatttgatatgacatggaatcttgaaaaatttttgtttttaggatgaactaaacaatgcctaattAACGCCCCAACTGCCCACGCCCGTGATTCTCGGCTCATCGATCGCAGGCATCCCCCCATCCCTCTTGACCCGTTGACCGCCAGCCCGGCCGCAGACCGCCAAGTTGCAAATTGCAAACTTGGCCTGAGGGAAGACCGACTGGAAGAGTGTCAATGCTTTTTGCCGGTGCAGCGCCACTTGCAATTTGCAAACAAAGTAGTACGGAGTACTACCATTAGTATTTAATCACCCCACTAGTCAGACACGACCGGCTCGTACAAGTGGTTTCTGGAACCTTAGCTTAACTGCGTGCATGCTGGCTTTTTGCAGATGTGCGCACGTACGTACTGTAGACGTTGGACTTGGACCGGTCAGCAGCTTACGCTACCACTCTTCTTCCCTATCCATCTGCAGAGCAGACCCTGTCCCCGGGTCTGTACATGTTTCCTCTAGTGTCAGATACAGGTTAATTAGGTCTGTGGCTAGGTTTACGTTGTAGCTGCACGCTGGTAGGAACTCCAAAATGACGGAAAGGGCCGGCCGGGCGCGCGCGGTTTACAAGTCGAATCAAAATAGTACTCCGTAGAAAAAAGAGCTGCACCAGATTTACCAGAACTTGTCAACAGAGGGAACAGGAGGATTTTACACGAGAGATCGGGTATAGTGTGACAGAAAGCACCGGCGAGTGTAACGCCTTTTCTCGCGCGCGCGCGTACGTCAGACTCATGTCGCGGATGGATGGATTCAACGGCGGAGACCTGTGCACTGTGCTCCGTCCGACCTCCCATCCACGCGTTCGCACAGTGCCGATCGACCCGAGTCGTCTCCTGCTTTTACACCGGGCACGGGCAGGCAGCAACACGTTAATTAGAGAGTTGATAGGCCTCTCGTCGTGCCAGTTAGTTCCCTTCTGGTGCGGTAACTTGCTCATCAAGCAGGCAGCACACACGCACGTAGTACTCCGACTTGCTGCCATGTAGGACTAAATAAATGTGAGGGTTTTGTTCAGCTTTCAGTCACACCtaacagacagacagacagccAATTTCTTTCTGGCGATGTAGACGTGAGAGATTAGTTTTTGCGAGTTGTAGCATAGCATATCTGAGCGACATAATAAGAGTCAGAGTCAGCCCTTATTGTTTTATTAACCTCTGAATCGGAGTCGGAGACACACAGCTAGTGGGGACGATCGAGCAACACGGTCGTTGGGAGCAATCAACTAAACAAATGCAGGGGGAGTGAGCATTCGATTCCCCACATCTTGACCCGTCTGATGATGATCTGTGGAAGTGGGTTGGAGAAAGAGCATCGTTtcacggtttcacctactacttcCTACTGCGATTTGTAATTTTTGAGGAATAGATCGAACGGCACACACATCCTTCAACTTGTTACTTGTCCTCAACTGCGTAGCAGACGTGCGTAAATCCTGAACATCGGTTGTTGGTGAAGGAGCATTTGGTGGGAAACTGCCGGACAAGAAGTGACCGTGCTGAATTTTTCAACTTCTCGATGTTACGGAGTACTAAATCGTTTATGCCTTGAGGGTTAGCGTTTCTCATGAACATTTGAACTGTACGTAAAAGTACTCGAGCACACCATGTCACATCAACACAAGTTGAGCTCTTTTTTTAATATAATAAAGAGAAGGTAGGTAGAGGAAACAGAAGAACGGATGAGTAGAGACTCAAAAGGAAACAAGCTTAGAGCAACCTCAATATATATGGTTGAGTAGCCCATATAAACAGCTTTTGTGTCAGCAGTCCATAACTATTTTTTGTGTTACAATGTTGAAGGCTGAATGGACTAAAAGTGTGGGCTCATTGACacataaaaaaaatcatcaaaAGCCCAACCAGCTACCTCTCCATCCTTCCCCTCTCTCTTTCTAGCGAAGCAGATCGGACATTGGAGGCATCGCGGCACCCGCGGATGGGCGGTTCCGCGGCCTCGACGCACACAGAAGCTCACGACCATGGCCTCCGGCTGGCCGTTGACCAGGACCGCACTGGATCTGCGTCGCTAGCACTGTGGTCGCCAGAAGAAACGATGCCGGTGACTTGGGGACCACCTCCAGCCAGGGATGGTGTGCTCCGCCGCAGCCTCACGAGTGCGCGGGGCGGGGCAGTGACCTTGCCGGCGCGTGGAAgctcggtggcgccatggcggcCTCACGCAGATCCACCGTCCTCCGACTCCCAAGGCGCAAGGACATCCTTCGCCATCAGTGCGAGAGGCAAGAGAGAGAGCCGATAGAGAGgataattaattttttatttcttaTGGGTAGTCCATAGCACTATGGATACCTTTAGCTATGGACTACTCTATAGACTACTTGTACAATGTTTCAGGTAACTGATAGATAATATTTTAATGGCTATGGACTACTTCTCTGCAACATTGTGGTTGCTCTTAGGCCTGGTTTGTTTTGGCCTGGAACCGCACAAAATGCGGCCTATTCTGCCCAAACCAATTTGGCCTGACTCCAAGTCAGGTCAGATTAGAAATGACCATTCAGTTAGATACGGCTCGGAATGAAAACTGGTCGATCCGGACTTCTTTTTTTCCCTTCTATGGCCAGAATGGAAACGGGTCATGATATGTCTAGAATAGAAACGGGCAGAACCAGTAGGAACCACTTGATTCGGGCCAGGAATAAGCAGACCCGTTTTTAACCA from Sorghum bicolor cultivar BTx623 chromosome 3, Sorghum_bicolor_NCBIv3, whole genome shotgun sequence encodes the following:
- the LOC8058219 gene encoding uncharacterized protein LOC8058219, encoding MRDMEDRSVVSRRHEPTTVARTADDDDDDVASGDEDSDSDAEFEFPFVSRESEAAADELFAGGRIRAFYPVFGRVLDDEAPAPAPRSPLGRLFQLEQARTSSVASTSSSSSSSTAGAGAAGLDGASPDSYCLWTPGSASAASSPSRSPRKSGSTGSIPRWRRIGELVVGRSHSDGKEKFLFLSAPPSPARDREREHSSPASKSKSKPKQPQPKGSKTAAAAAATELDTVAAGRRVSYGGANAKASTGGARRTFLPYRQDLVGLFANVRGLSRSHHPF